Proteins encoded in a region of the Culicoidibacter larvae genome:
- a CDS encoding TMEM175 family protein, translating into MPVNRVAAFSDGVFAIIITIIILGMSFPNSYDVASILNFSWDIFVFFEAGLMIGAYWYVQSRLLDGLERISVKGGLITVIYLLELALIPLFTKGIMENPDATFPALGFAIVILLSNIIYHFMQREIQNQQAITFNRNLAIFVTISTIIIGIISIFAPRLAVITLIIFPIVRWNVLLKIPKELKQ; encoded by the coding sequence ATGCCAGTAAATCGAGTAGCAGCCTTTAGTGATGGCGTTTTTGCCATCATTATTACTATCATTATTTTAGGAATGTCATTTCCAAATAGCTATGATGTCGCAAGTATATTAAATTTTTCATGGGACATATTTGTCTTTTTTGAAGCAGGGTTGATGATTGGTGCCTATTGGTATGTGCAAAGTCGTCTGCTGGACGGACTTGAACGTATCTCAGTAAAGGGTGGATTGATAACAGTCATCTACTTGTTGGAACTTGCGTTAATTCCGCTGTTTACTAAAGGAATAATGGAAAATCCCGATGCAACTTTTCCAGCTTTAGGATTCGCGATAGTTATCCTGCTCTCAAATATTATCTACCATTTCATGCAACGTGAAATACAAAATCAACAGGCAATAACTTTTAATCGCAATTTAGCAATATTTGTAACTATCAGCACCATTATCATCGGTATAATCAGTATTTTTGCACCACGATTGGCTGTAATAACATTAATTATATTTCCGATTGTTCGCTGGAATGTGCTGCTTAAAATACCAAAGGAGCTGAAACAATGA
- a CDS encoding HAD-IIB family hydrolase, whose product MKKITHLFSDLDGTLFVDEQVYRKDVEAIHAFIASGGEFHVATGRTDIEILNLSIEEHVPVHFRVSNNGATVVTPEDGKIFERLLPKPATKFIADFISENYGLFGDIECTTPDLTYFLYEPEDWVLSYKADSYKIDPEVIHKLGHSIDSIKFFIAGQEDVIERMVHHFDTDFKDTIAYFNDINAVNIVPANVSKGTGINRILHDYKINRNQIAVIGDAANDIPMFGVTPHSFTFTRSKQFVKDTAQYHVNSVADAIERIMAYNERVDKR is encoded by the coding sequence ATGAAGAAAATTACTCACTTATTCAGCGATTTGGATGGAACCTTATTCGTTGATGAACAAGTATATAGAAAAGATGTTGAAGCAATTCACGCCTTTATTGCCAGTGGCGGCGAGTTTCATGTGGCAACCGGGCGAACCGATATAGAGATATTAAATTTAAGCATTGAAGAACATGTACCGGTACATTTCCGGGTTAGCAATAATGGTGCGACGGTAGTGACTCCGGAGGATGGGAAAATTTTTGAACGTTTGCTGCCGAAACCGGCAACAAAGTTCATTGCTGACTTTATTAGCGAAAACTATGGATTATTCGGTGATATTGAATGTACAACTCCGGACCTGACATATTTTTTGTATGAACCAGAGGACTGGGTGCTTTCATATAAAGCTGATTCGTATAAAATTGATCCTGAAGTAATTCACAAACTTGGTCATTCAATTGATTCAATTAAGTTTTTTATTGCTGGCCAAGAAGATGTCATTGAACGGATGGTGCATCACTTCGATACTGATTTCAAAGATACAATTGCTTACTTTAATGATATTAATGCGGTTAATATTGTACCGGCAAATGTTTCTAAAGGGACTGGTATTAACCGCATCCTTCATGACTATAAAATCAATCGTAATCAAATTGCCGTTATTGGTGATGCCGCTAATGACATTCCTATGTTTGGCGTGACGCCGCATAGCTTTACTTTTACACGCTCAAAACAGTTTGTAAAAGATACAGCGCAATATCATGTTAATAGTGTTGCTGATGCAATTGAGCGCATTATGGCTTATAATGAGCGAGTTGATAAACGATGA
- the fosB gene encoding metallothiol transferase FosB, translating to MIKGINHITFSVANLERSIDFYQKTLGASLVAQGERLAYFDLAGVWLALNLETEVTRSNSSYSHIAFSITQEDIPEFLSRLQQAEVTIEPGRSRNIAEADSIYFRDPDGHLLEVHCGSLQQRLEFYLQNRSDIVVFTK from the coding sequence ATGATTAAAGGAATCAACCATATTACTTTTTCGGTGGCAAATTTAGAGCGCTCAATTGACTTTTATCAGAAAACTCTGGGGGCAAGTCTTGTCGCCCAAGGCGAAAGACTTGCCTACTTTGATTTGGCAGGAGTTTGGCTGGCGCTAAACTTAGAAACTGAAGTAACGCGGAGTAACAGCAGTTATTCTCATATAGCGTTTAGTATTACTCAAGAAGATATTCCTGAGTTTTTGTCACGATTGCAACAAGCAGAGGTTACTATTGAGCCAGGCAGAAGTCGCAATATTGCTGAAGCTGATTCCATATACTTTCGTGATCCTGATGGTCACTTGCTTGAGGTGCATTGCGGCAGTTTGCAGCAACGTCTGGAGTTTTATTTGCAAAATCGTTCGGATATTGTAGTTTTTACCAAATAA
- a CDS encoding DNA-3-methyladenine glycosylase, giving the protein MKIITEPQFFTQPALELAPALLGKYLVRHVDGEELVVKIVEVEAYVGPDDKGAHTYGGKRTNRTETMFWRGGHIYVYLIYGMYYCMNIVAGLEGAPEACLIRAVEPVSGIEKMRALRPLKSKKPELLSNGPGKLTLALNIDKDMNGYDLLEQSQMYLAEGEVPHKIIAGPRINIDYAEEYVDVPWRFYIADNKFVSK; this is encoded by the coding sequence ATGAAAATAATTACTGAACCGCAATTTTTTACTCAGCCGGCGTTGGAACTAGCGCCGGCTTTGCTTGGCAAATATTTGGTCCGCCATGTAGATGGCGAGGAATTAGTTGTCAAAATTGTTGAAGTTGAGGCATATGTTGGACCGGATGATAAGGGTGCACATACTTATGGCGGCAAGCGCACCAACCGCACCGAAACGATGTTTTGGCGCGGTGGGCATATATATGTATATTTGATTTATGGCATGTATTACTGTATGAATATTGTTGCCGGGCTTGAGGGCGCTCCCGAGGCATGCTTGATTCGCGCCGTGGAACCGGTGAGCGGTATTGAAAAGATGCGCGCACTGCGACCGCTAAAGAGCAAGAAGCCGGAGTTGCTCAGCAACGGTCCAGGAAAACTGACGCTGGCCCTGAATATTGATAAAGATATGAATGGCTACGATTTGCTGGAGCAAAGTCAAATGTATTTAGCAGAAGGTGAAGTACCGCATAAAATTATTGCCGGCCCGCGAATTAATATTGATTACGCCGAAGAATACGTAGATGTCCCTTGGCGTTTCTACATTGCTGATAATAAATTTGTATCTAAATAA